GCCCCCCTGCTTTTGTAATCAACACATCTGAAAGATGCACATAATTTGAGAAATGCTCAGTAAAAGAGATGAAGTGGATAGAATGACCTTGTTTTGAAGCATGATTATATGGATGAACCTGTTCATTTGTACCTGTCATACATAAAATAGTTAGATTCGAAAGTACCTGTAACGACTCTAGAATGCTTTCATATGGAGCAATACCTTCTCCACCACCCGCAATCATGACAATCTGTTCATCTTCAGTAAATCCAAACATACTTCTTCTCACTGATTTTGATATTACTTGATCTTGATCTTTCTCTACGGGAATTCCATAAGAATAAACAGACTTATCTTGCTCCAATGAAGGTGGAAGTGTAGCTAAACCAGACAGGAAATAGCCTGTTACTTCCGAATGAATCGCCAGCTGATGAAAGCCAAAATCTGTACAAATATGATATAGGGGTGTGTGTATACCAAGCTTTTGTTTCCAAATAGCTATGATTCGAGTCACATATGTATGAGTAGAAATAATAAAGGGTATCTCGGGATCTGCTAGAATCAGTGCTAATTTTGAATAAAATACTGTAGCCAATAAATCATGTGTAACGTATGTAGTTTCAGATTTTGCTGTATTATGATACAAAGTACCCCATATTGAGGGCGCGTTTTTAATTAACTTGTAATAGCTTGTCCGAATGAATTCACTCTGCCATCTTGGAAGTAGACTAAACAGATCAAGGATCTGTGGTTGGAAGTTGGTTTGTTTTTTTAACTCATTTGATAAAATGGTTGCTGTTTTTGTATGTCCATATCCAATCGATACATGCAAGATTAACGGTTCCGTATGCAAATAAACCAACCTCCATTATCTAAGCACCATCTTCAATAGGCTAAGTATATGGATTTCCGATGCTTTTATTCACTTTGATAAAAAGTCTAATAGAGGAATCGACTGTAAAAGATATGGTATGATACAAATGACATACGTAGTAATGGAGGATGAATAGAATGAAAACCGTTTTTTCAGGTATACAACCAAGCGGTACTGTCACGCTCGGAAATTATCTTGGAGCGATGAAACACTTTGTAGACATGCAAGAAGACAATCATTGTTATTTTTGTATCGTAGATCAACACGCAATTACACAACCGCAAGAACGTCTTAAATTAAGGGAAAACATTCGCAATCTTGCCGCCCTTTATGTAGCTGTTGGACTCAATCCAAAAAAAGCAGTGCTGTTTGTTCAATCTGAAGTTCCCGCTCATGCTCAGCTAGGTTGGATGATGCAGTGTATTTCATACATAGGTGAATTGGAGAGAATGACACAGTTTAAAGACAAATCAACTGGCAAAGAAGCGGTTTCAGCTTCATTGCTTACCTATCCGCCGTTGATGGCAGCAGATATTTTGCTTTATGGCACAGACATTGTTCCTGTTGGTGAGGATCAAAAACAGCATTTAGAATTAACGCGGAATCTTGCCGAACGCTTTAACAACAAATACAACAATATCTTTACAGTTCCCGAAGTTCAAATTCCAAAAGAAGGCGCTCGTATTATGTCCCTTCAAGAACCAACAAGTAAAATGAGCAAATCTAGTCCAAACCCTAAAAGCTATATTTCTATTTTGGATGAACCCGCTACCATTCGAAAGAAAATCAAAAGCGCGGTAACAGATACTGAAGGAACTGTTCGCTATGACAAAGAAAACAAACCTGGAGTAGCTAACCTGTTAACAATCTATTCTGCTTGTTCAGGTGAATCCATCTCGGCCGTGGAAGAGCGCTACCGAGATAAAGGGTATGGTGATTTTAAATCGGATCTTGCAGAGATCGTTGTGAACACTCTTTCTCCGATTCAAGAAAAATACAAAGAACTCATTAACTCCAAAGAACTTGATCAAATTTTAGATGATGGAGCCGAGCGCGCAAACACGTATGCGACTCGAATG
The nucleotide sequence above comes from Alkalicoccobacillus plakortidis. Encoded proteins:
- a CDS encoding MGDG synthase family glycosyltransferase — translated: MHTEPLILHVSIGYGHTKTATILSNELKKQTNFQPQILDLFSLLPRWQSEFIRTSYYKLIKNAPSIWGTLYHNTAKSETTYVTHDLLATVFYSKLALILADPEIPFIISTHTYVTRIIAIWKQKLGIHTPLYHICTDFGFHQLAIHSEVTGYFLSGLATLPPSLEQDKSVYSYGIPVEKDQDQVISKSVRRSMFGFTEDEQIVMIAGGGEGIAPYESILESLQVLSNLTILCMTGTNEQVHPYNHASKQGHSIHFISFTEHFSNYVHLSDVLITKAGGQTLAHALTTDTPVVLYQPIQGQEVENAQLLKDKKAAIYARNSHQLLDAVYTFLNNPAARLVYLQQAQSISKPNATQKIIHQITHQHQAYDLEEPFFHVGVKSIAEY
- the trpS gene encoding tryptophan--tRNA ligase yields the protein MKTVFSGIQPSGTVTLGNYLGAMKHFVDMQEDNHCYFCIVDQHAITQPQERLKLRENIRNLAALYVAVGLNPKKAVLFVQSEVPAHAQLGWMMQCISYIGELERMTQFKDKSTGKEAVSASLLTYPPLMAADILLYGTDIVPVGEDQKQHLELTRNLAERFNNKYNNIFTVPEVQIPKEGARIMSLQEPTSKMSKSSPNPKSYISILDEPATIRKKIKSAVTDTEGTVRYDKENKPGVANLLTIYSACSGESISAVEERYRDKGYGDFKSDLAEIVVNTLSPIQEKYKELINSKELDQILDDGAERANTYATRMLHKAERAMGLGRRTR